The Coffea arabica cultivar ET-39 chromosome 3c, Coffea Arabica ET-39 HiFi, whole genome shotgun sequence genome contains a region encoding:
- the LOC113735719 gene encoding uncharacterized protein: MQVQSLKGTPHRCPWSYKNVSANSRWLAEHFKKELADDLDWKLKEFRKTIKRKFKLRVSRWKVYRAKKHAHSEMFGDHKKQYARLRDYCATIMLKNPGSAAFVMTEVVPPSVNPIFQRMFVMFRAQKDGFISGCRPVIGLDACHLKGRFGGHLMHAVGRDGNNQMYPIAIACVESECKESWHWFLELLTTHIGSPADMNWVFISDRQKGLVETFDVLFLGVEHRFCVRHMYANFKLRFKDKALRDIMWVVARAYEIDGWSQKMRELQVANREAYDWLSAILANFGQAIIESDQEPTDLIHPYYSIEYYCRAYKGMVVPIPEEGLWVQTSGLPIQPPKLRRRPGRPRKLRRKSADELVNNDVVTRKGTITHCSNCNMPGHNKKTRKQLRQVVYDALNCV; this comes from the exons ATGCAGGTGCAGAGCTTGAAAGGCACCCCTCATAGATGTCCTTGGTCTTATAAGAATGTTAGTGCAAATTCAAGATGGTTGGCTGAACACTTCAAAAAGGAATTGGCTGATGATCTTGACTGGAAACTTAAGGAATTTCGAAagacaattaaaagaaaattcaaattaAGAGTTTCTAGATGGAAGGTGTATAGGGCCAAGAAACATGCACATTCTGAAATGTTTGGGGATCATAAGAAACAATATGCCAGACTAAGAGATTATTGTGCAACTATTATGCTGAAAAATCCTGGTTCTGCAGCCTTTGTTATGACAGAAGTTGTTCCACCATCTGTCAATCCTATATTTCAGAGAATGTTTGTTATGTTTAGGGCACAAAAGGATGGATTTATAAGTGGCTGCAGACCAGTTATAGGTTTAGATGCTTGCCATCTCAAAGGAAGATTTGGGGGACATCTAATGCATGCTGTTGGGAGGGATGGAAATAATCAGATGTATCCTATAGCAATAGCATGCGTGGAATCTGAATGTAAGGAAAGCTGGCATTGGTTTCTAGAACTTCTGACTACTCATATTGGATCACCAGCTGACATGAATTGGGTGTTCATTTCTGACAGACAAAAG GGTCTAGTTGAGACATTTGATGTGCTGTTTCTTGGGGTGGAACATAGGTTCTGTGTTAGGCATATGTATGCCAATTTCAAACTGAGGTTTAAAGACAAGGCACTTAGGGATATCATGTGGGTTGTTGCACGAGCATATGAGATAGATGGATGGTCACAAAAGATGAGAGAACTCCAAGTTGCTAATAGGGAAGCTTATGACTGGTTGAGTGCTATTCTAGCTAACTTTGGTCAAG CAATTATAGAATCTGATCAAGAACCAACAGACCTTATCCATCCATATTATAGTATAGAGTACTATTGTAGAGCTTATAAGGGTATGGTAGTTCCTATTCCAGAAGAGGGTCTATGGGTTCAAACAAGTGGCTTGCCTAttcaaccaccaaaactaagGAGAAGACCTGGTAGACCAAGAAAGCTACGAAGAAAAAGTGCAGATGAGCTTGTGAATAATGATGTGGTAACTAGAAAGGGTACTATAACCCACTGTAGCAACTGTAATATGCCTGGTCATAATAAGAAGACACGCAAGCAACTAAGACAGGTTGTGTATGATGCCTTAAATTGTGTTTAA